In one Polaribacter sp. ALD11 genomic region, the following are encoded:
- a CDS encoding RNA polymerase sigma factor RpoD/SigA, with amino-acid sequence MRQLKIVKQVTNRDAESLDKYFQEISKIGLITADEEVELALKIKKGDNKALDALVSANLRFVVSVAKQYQGQGLKLSDLINEGNLGLVKAAKRFDETRGFKFISYAVWWIRQAIMQALAEQSRIVRLPLNKIGSINKIRKIYARLEQGEQRMPTNKEIAKQLDMTETEVEQSLKNSGRHVSMDAPFNEGEDSNLYNLLQSEDSPKPDKELMNQSLKIEIERALGTLTFKEAKVIKMYYGIGNEVASSLSEIGERFDLTRERVRQVKQRAIKRLQAKSKTHMLRTYLG; translated from the coding sequence ATGAGACAACTTAAAATTGTAAAACAAGTAACCAATCGTGATGCAGAATCTTTAGATAAATATTTTCAGGAAATTAGTAAAATTGGACTTATTACTGCTGATGAAGAAGTAGAATTAGCTTTGAAAATTAAAAAAGGAGATAATAAAGCATTGGATGCACTTGTTAGCGCAAATTTAAGATTTGTTGTTTCTGTGGCAAAACAATACCAAGGGCAAGGTTTAAAATTGTCTGATTTAATAAATGAAGGTAATTTAGGTTTGGTAAAAGCCGCAAAACGTTTTGATGAAACTAGAGGTTTTAAGTTTATTTCTTATGCTGTTTGGTGGATTCGTCAAGCAATTATGCAAGCTTTAGCAGAACAATCTAGAATTGTGCGCTTACCGCTAAACAAAATAGGAAGTATTAATAAAATAAGAAAAATATACGCTCGGTTAGAACAAGGCGAACAGCGTATGCCAACCAATAAAGAGATTGCGAAGCAGTTAGATATGACTGAAACAGAAGTAGAACAGTCTTTAAAAAATTCTGGAAGACACGTTTCTATGGATGCCCCTTTTAACGAAGGTGAAGATTCTAATTTGTACAACCTTTTACAATCTGAAGATTCTCCAAAACCAGATAAGGAGTTAATGAATCAATCTTTAAAAATTGAAATTGAAAGAGCTTTAGGCACACTTACTTTTAAAGAAGCAAAAGTCATAAAAATGTATTATGGTATTGGTAATGAAGTTGCCTCTAGTTTGTCTGAAATTGGCGAACGGTTCGATTTAACAAGAGAGCGTGTAAGACAAGTAAAACAACGAGCAATTAAGCGCCTACAGGCGAAGTCTAAGACACACATGTTAAGAACATATTTAGGATAA
- a CDS encoding rhodanese-like domain-containing protein, with amino-acid sequence MKKIVCIFLMSFFFINCSSSEEIKSISTKELKVLLEKENIQLMDVRSPKEIEEGTIKTALFANYFDTDFQEKASELIDKSKPVYLYCRSGNRSGKASVILKEKGFKVVNILGGYNQWKKEN; translated from the coding sequence ATGAAAAAGATTGTCTGTATTTTTTTGATGAGCTTCTTTTTTATAAACTGTAGTTCATCAGAAGAAATAAAATCAATCTCTACAAAAGAGTTAAAAGTTTTATTAGAGAAAGAGAATATTCAATTAATGGATGTTAGAAGTCCGAAAGAAATAGAAGAAGGAACTATAAAAACGGCTCTTTTTGCTAATTATTTTGATACTGATTTTCAAGAAAAAGCATCTGAACTAATAGACAAGTCTAAACCTGTTTATTTATATTGTAGAAGTGGAAATAGAAGTGGCAAAGCATCTGTAATTTTAAAAGAAAAAGGTTTTAAAGTGGTAAATATTTTAGGCGGCTATAATCAATGGAAAAAAGAAAATTAG
- a CDS encoding rhodanese-like domain-containing protein, whose protein sequence is MIIEQIYTGCLAQGAYYIESNGEVAIIDPLREVQDYIDRAAKNNAKINYIFETHFHADFVSGHVTLAEKTGARIVYGPTAKTSFDAIIAKDNQVFKVGDITITVLHTPGHTLESSCYLLKDKNGKDHALFSGDTLFLGDVGRPDLAQKGAITEEDLAGFLFDSLRNKVMPLADDVIVYPAHGAGSACGKNLSKETVGTIGNQKETNYALRADMTKAEFVKEVTDGLLPPPAYFPLNVKMNKEGYKSIDEVLENSAKPLSVKAFEIHANETDALILDVRHQSEFIKGFIPQSIFIGLGGTFAPWVGALIKDIKQPILLVTPEGEEEATIIRLSRVGFDNVLGYLKGSFASWKEAGKEIDTLESISADVLEQKIKEKMPVFDVRKPGEYQSEHIKVAESTPLDFLNNHISEFPKKGNFYVHCAGGYRSVIASSILKARGFHNVVDVAGGYAAIRNTSIERTNAVCPSTLK, encoded by the coding sequence ATGATTATAGAACAAATTTACACAGGTTGTTTAGCTCAAGGAGCATATTACATAGAAAGTAATGGTGAAGTAGCTATTATAGATCCTTTGAGAGAAGTACAAGATTACATAGATAGAGCAGCAAAAAATAATGCGAAGATTAATTATATTTTTGAAACACATTTTCATGCAGATTTTGTGAGCGGACACGTAACTTTGGCTGAGAAAACAGGTGCAAGAATAGTATATGGTCCAACAGCAAAAACAAGTTTCGATGCAATAATAGCAAAAGACAATCAGGTTTTTAAAGTTGGTGATATTACAATAACAGTTTTACATACGCCAGGTCATACTTTGGAGAGTTCTTGTTATTTATTGAAAGATAAAAACGGGAAAGACCATGCGTTGTTTAGTGGAGATACGTTATTTTTAGGTGATGTTGGAAGACCAGATTTAGCTCAAAAAGGAGCTATTACAGAAGAAGATTTAGCAGGATTCTTGTTTGATAGTTTAAGAAATAAAGTAATGCCATTGGCAGATGATGTAATTGTTTACCCAGCTCATGGAGCAGGTTCTGCTTGCGGTAAAAATTTAAGTAAAGAAACGGTGGGTACTATTGGTAATCAAAAAGAAACCAATTATGCTTTAAGAGCAGACATGACGAAAGCCGAGTTTGTTAAAGAAGTTACAGATGGTTTATTGCCTCCACCAGCTTATTTTCCTTTAAATGTAAAGATGAACAAAGAAGGTTACAAGTCTATAGATGAAGTTTTAGAAAATAGCGCAAAGCCATTATCTGTAAAAGCATTTGAAATTCATGCAAATGAAACAGATGCATTAATTTTAGATGTTCGTCATCAATCAGAATTTATAAAAGGTTTTATACCACAATCTATTTTTATTGGTTTAGGAGGTACTTTTGCACCTTGGGTTGGTGCATTGATTAAAGATATTAAACAACCAATTTTATTAGTAACCCCAGAAGGAGAAGAAGAAGCTACAATTATACGTTTGTCTAGAGTTGGCTTTGACAATGTTTTAGGGTACTTAAAAGGAAGTTTTGCTTCTTGGAAAGAAGCTGGTAAAGAAATTGATACTTTAGAATCTATTTCTGCGGATGTATTAGAACAGAAAATTAAAGAAAAGATGCCTGTTTTCGATGTTAGAAAACCGGGTGAATACCAAAGCGAACATATAAAAGTGGCAGAAAGTACACCTTTAGATTTTTTAAATAACCATATTTCAGAATTTCCAAAGAAAGGAAACTTCTATGTACATTGTGCAGGTGGTTACCGCTCTGTAATTGCATCTTCTATTTTAAAAGCACGTGGTTTTCATAATGTTGTTGATGTTGCTGGCGGTTATGCGGCCATTAGAAACACGTCTATAGAAAGAACCAATGCAGTTTGCCCATCAACTTTAAAATAG
- a CDS encoding SulP family inorganic anion transporter: MNIKKIIPILEWLPNYNPSLFKGDLIAGITVGIILIPQGIAYALIAGLPPIYGLYCALVPQVMYAIFGSSRQVAIGPVAMDSLIVATGVSTLALAGSESYIAIAILLALMVGSIQFIMGIFSLGFIVNFLSKPVITGFTSAIALTIGLNQFRNLLGVDFVQSDQIQIILEDIWLHISNFNYHTTSIGLVSVIIIIIFRKINKKIPNALIVVILGILIMKFFGKSFEDVSIVKDIPSGLPKFGMPSFDLDQMRELLPIALTLVMVGYLETISIGKSLEAKQDEYRIRPNQELIALGLSNMVGSLFKAYPSTSSFSRSAINQESGARTGMAALISVVMVIITLLFLTPLFYHLPKTVLAAIIIVAVFGLVNFKEASFLWKANKLDFWLMLATFSATLLLGIEYGIIVGVGLSLIILIFRTSRPYVAELGKVPNSNFYRNKDRFDEVIIEDEILVFRFDAQLFYANSCYFRDKLDEMMLKKGKTLKLVVLDAESINRVDSTGVEMLKERIKYCQKRNIIFYFAGVKGPVRDDLFRSGILDIIDLNHFFMRPNQAVKFYKTGDRKHQEKYAKYIHQAYD, from the coding sequence ATGAATATTAAAAAAATAATACCAATTTTAGAATGGTTACCAAACTACAATCCATCACTTTTTAAAGGTGATTTAATTGCTGGTATTACTGTTGGTATTATTTTAATCCCGCAAGGAATTGCATATGCACTTATTGCAGGATTGCCACCAATTTATGGTTTGTATTGTGCATTGGTACCACAAGTAATGTATGCAATCTTTGGTTCTTCAAGACAAGTTGCAATTGGTCCTGTAGCAATGGATTCATTAATAGTAGCAACAGGAGTTTCTACTTTAGCTCTGGCAGGTTCAGAAAGTTATATTGCTATCGCTATTTTATTGGCTTTAATGGTAGGTTCCATTCAATTTATAATGGGGATATTTAGCCTAGGTTTTATTGTGAATTTCCTTTCTAAACCTGTTATTACTGGCTTTACTTCTGCAATTGCGCTTACTATTGGCTTGAACCAGTTTAGAAATTTATTAGGAGTAGATTTTGTTCAAAGTGATCAAATTCAGATTATATTAGAAGATATTTGGCTCCATATAAGTAATTTTAATTACCATACAACAAGTATCGGTCTGGTTTCTGTAATTATAATTATTATCTTTAGAAAGATAAATAAGAAAATTCCAAACGCGTTAATCGTTGTTATTTTGGGGATATTAATTATGAAGTTTTTTGGTAAAAGTTTTGAAGATGTTTCTATTGTGAAAGATATTCCTTCAGGTTTACCTAAATTCGGAATGCCTAGTTTCGACTTAGATCAAATGCGAGAATTGTTGCCAATTGCACTAACTTTAGTAATGGTTGGTTATTTAGAAACTATTTCCATAGGAAAATCATTAGAAGCAAAACAAGATGAATATAGAATAAGACCAAATCAAGAATTAATTGCTTTAGGTCTAAGTAACATGGTAGGTTCTTTATTTAAAGCATACCCCAGTACTTCAAGTTTTTCTCGTTCTGCTATCAACCAAGAAAGTGGTGCAAGAACAGGTATGGCAGCATTAATTTCTGTAGTAATGGTTATAATTACATTATTATTTCTTACGCCATTATTTTATCATTTACCAAAAACAGTTTTAGCAGCAATTATTATTGTAGCAGTCTTCGGGCTGGTAAATTTTAAAGAAGCAAGTTTTCTTTGGAAAGCGAATAAACTAGACTTTTGGTTAATGCTTGCTACATTTTCTGCAACATTGCTACTAGGAATTGAATACGGAATAATTGTAGGCGTAGGTTTATCATTAATTATATTGATATTTAGAACTTCCAGACCCTATGTTGCTGAATTAGGGAAAGTACCAAACTCTAATTTCTATAGGAATAAAGACAGATTTGACGAAGTTATTATAGAAGACGAAATTTTAGTCTTTCGATTTGATGCACAATTGTTTTATGCAAATTCATGTTATTTTAGAGATAAATTAGATGAAATGATGTTAAAAAAAGGAAAAACCTTAAAATTGGTTGTTTTAGATGCAGAAAGTATTAATAGAGTTGATAGTACAGGAGTAGAGATGTTGAAGGAACGGATAAAATATTGTCAAAAAAGAAATATCATTTTTTATTTTGCAGGAGTTAAAGGACCGGTAAGAGATGATTTGTTTAGAAGTGGAATTTTAGATATTATAGATTTAAATCATTTTTTCATGCGTCCAAATCAGGCAGTTAAATTCTATAAAACAGGTGATAGAAAGCATCAAGAAAAATACGCAAAATACATACACCAAGCATACGACTAA
- the ruvB gene encoding Holliday junction branch migration DNA helicase RuvB: MNDNLNPENDNLSYEDLDVEKKLRPLSFDDFTGQDQAIDNLKVFVQAANQREEALDHTLFHGPPGLGKTTLAHILANELQVGIKVTSGPVLDKPGDLAGLLTNLDERDVLFIDEIHRLSPIVEEYLYSAMEDYKIDIMIESGPNARTVQINLEPFTLIGATTRSGLLTAPMRARFGISSRLHYYKTELLTTIIQRSAHILKVPISMESAIEIAGRSRGTPRIANALLRRVRDFAQIKGDGSITIEIAKYALKALNVDAHGLDEMDNKILATIIDKFKGGPVGISTIATAVSENTETIEEVYEPFLIQQGFIMRTPRGREVTDLAYKHLGRVKGINPGELF, encoded by the coding sequence ATGAATGACAATTTAAATCCTGAAAATGATAATTTATCTTACGAAGACTTAGATGTAGAAAAAAAATTACGTCCGTTATCTTTCGACGATTTTACAGGTCAAGATCAAGCAATTGATAATTTAAAAGTTTTTGTTCAAGCGGCAAATCAACGAGAGGAAGCCTTAGATCATACACTTTTTCATGGACCTCCAGGTTTAGGAAAAACAACGCTTGCTCATATCTTAGCCAATGAATTGCAAGTCGGCATAAAAGTAACTTCTGGTCCTGTACTAGACAAACCAGGAGATTTAGCTGGTTTATTAACAAATCTAGATGAACGGGATGTTTTATTTATTGATGAAATTCATCGTTTGAGTCCGATTGTAGAAGAATATTTGTATTCTGCAATGGAAGATTATAAGATTGATATTATGATTGAATCTGGCCCAAATGCTAGAACGGTGCAGATCAATTTAGAACCATTTACATTAATAGGAGCAACCACCAGATCTGGGTTGTTAACAGCTCCAATGAGAGCAAGATTCGGAATAAGTAGTAGATTGCATTATTATAAAACAGAATTACTTACTACAATTATACAAAGAAGTGCACATATTTTAAAGGTTCCTATTTCAATGGAGTCTGCTATTGAAATTGCAGGTAGAAGTAGAGGAACACCTAGAATAGCAAATGCATTGTTAAGAAGGGTTCGTGATTTTGCTCAGATTAAAGGAGACGGAAGTATTACGATAGAAATTGCAAAATATGCATTAAAAGCATTAAATGTAGATGCACATGGTTTAGATGAAATGGACAATAAGATTTTAGCAACCATTATAGATAAATTTAAAGGAGGCCCTGTTGGTATTTCTACAATTGCTACAGCAGTTAGCGAAAATACAGAAACCATAGAAGAAGTGTATGAACCCTTTTTGATTCAACAAGGTTTTATTATGAGAACGCCAAGAGGAAGAGAGGTTACAGATTTAGCATACAAACACTTGGGAAGAGTAAAAGGAATAAATCCGGGAGAATTATTTTAA
- a CDS encoding cbb3-type cytochrome c oxidase subunit I — protein sequence MSDHHHKETFVTKYLFSQDHKMISKQFLVTGMFMGIIGVLMSMLFRIQLAWPDTSFSIVEAFLGSHQTDGIMDPDMYLALVTIHGTIMVFFVLTAGLSGTFSNLLIPLQIGARDMASGFLNMVSYWLFFISSIIMVISLFVEAGPASAGWTIYPPLSALPQAIPGSGMGMTLWLISMAIFIASSLIGSLNYIVTVFNLRTKGMKMTRLPLTIWAFFITAIIGVVSFPVLLSAALLLIFDRSFGTSFYLSDIFISGEVLHYQGGSPVLFEHLFWFLGHPEVYIVLLPALGITSEVISTNARKPIFGYRAMIGSIMAIAFLSTIVWGHHMFISGMNPFLGSVFTFTTLLIAIPSAVKAFNYVTTLWKGNLQLNPAMLFSIGLVSTFVTGGLTGLVLGDSALDINVHDTYFVVAHFHLVMGVSAIFGMFAGVYHWFPKMYGRMMNKTLGYWHFWLSIICAYGVFWPMHFIGLAGLPRRYYTNTNFPMFDDLADINVVITIFALVGGIAQIFFIANFFISMYRGEKATQNPWRSNTLEWTTPVEHVHGNWPGKLPVVHRWAYDYSKRVDANDDDSDYLHGEDFVLQTTPLLEGEEPS from the coding sequence ATGTCAGATCATCATCATAAAGAAACTTTTGTAACAAAATATCTTTTTAGTCAAGATCATAAAATGATTTCTAAGCAGTTCTTAGTAACTGGTATGTTTATGGGAATCATTGGTGTATTAATGTCTATGCTATTTCGTATACAACTTGCATGGCCGGATACCTCATTTTCAATTGTTGAAGCTTTTTTAGGTTCTCATCAAACGGATGGAATTATGGACCCAGATATGTATTTAGCACTAGTTACAATCCATGGTACTATTATGGTATTCTTTGTATTAACAGCTGGTTTAAGTGGTACATTCTCAAATCTATTAATTCCGTTGCAAATTGGTGCTAGAGACATGGCCTCTGGTTTCTTAAACATGGTATCCTACTGGTTATTCTTTATTTCGAGTATCATTATGGTCATATCTTTATTTGTTGAAGCTGGTCCAGCATCTGCAGGATGGACAATCTATCCTCCATTAAGTGCATTACCACAGGCAATTCCAGGTTCTGGAATGGGTATGACTTTATGGTTAATTTCTATGGCTATATTTATAGCATCGTCATTAATTGGTTCTTTAAATTACATAGTAACGGTATTTAATTTAAGAACAAAAGGAATGAAGATGACAAGACTGCCATTAACAATTTGGGCATTCTTTATCACTGCTATTATTGGTGTAGTTTCTTTCCCTGTATTATTATCTGCAGCTTTATTGTTGATTTTCGATAGAAGTTTCGGAACCTCATTTTACTTATCAGATATTTTTATTTCAGGAGAAGTCTTACACTATCAAGGTGGTTCACCTGTATTATTTGAACACTTATTTTGGTTTTTAGGTCACCCAGAAGTATATATCGTTTTATTACCGGCATTAGGTATTACCTCAGAAGTGATATCTACAAATGCTAGAAAACCAATTTTTGGTTATAGAGCAATGATTGGTTCTATAATGGCTATAGCATTTTTATCTACAATAGTATGGGGACACCATATGTTTATTTCAGGAATGAATCCTTTCTTAGGATCTGTGTTTACATTTACAACCTTATTAATTGCAATTCCTTCAGCAGTAAAAGCTTTTAATTACGTTACTACCTTATGGAAAGGTAATTTACAATTGAATCCTGCAATGCTATTTTCTATTGGTTTAGTTTCTACATTCGTAACAGGTGGTTTAACAGGATTGGTTTTAGGAGATTCTGCTTTAGATATTAATGTTCATGATACGTATTTTGTAGTAGCGCATTTTCACTTAGTAATGGGTGTTTCTGCTATCTTCGGTATGTTTGCTGGTGTGTATCACTGGTTCCCGAAAATGTATGGTAGAATGATGAATAAAACATTAGGGTACTGGCACTTTTGGTTAAGTATTATATGTGCTTACGGTGTTTTCTGGCCAATGCATTTTATTGGTTTAGCAGGTTTACCACGTAGATATTATACAAATACAAACTTTCCTATGTTTGATGACTTAGCAGACATCAACGTTGTAATTACAATTTTTGCCTTAGTAGGTGGTATTGCTCAAATTTTCTTTATTGCAAATTTCTTTATCTCTATGTATAGAGGTGAAAAAGCAACACAAAACCCATGGAGATCAAATACTTTAGAATGGACTACTCCGGTAGAACATGTACATGGTAACTGGCCAGGGAAATTACCAGTAGTTCATAGATGGGCTTATGATTATAGTAAGCGTGTAGATGCAAATGATGATGATAGTGATTACTTACATGGAGAAGATTTTGTTTTACAAACAACACCTCTATTAGAAGGTGAAGAGCCATCATAA
- a CDS encoding cytochrome c oxidase subunit II codes for MLALFYIFIGVAIGVSVWQITRIMDFRSSIADDKDNAAQGKYAIGFMAFLYAMMIYCLIFMNVVLLPESASIEGEHDDNLFNITFWLIGIVQFIMQFLIFYFTFKYRGKKGQKAKFYADSHKLEFIWTVTPAVVLVVLIGYGLWQWNNIMDLSDLEDPVVIEVYSKQFQWEARYAGADNMLGVGNVNFIKGINTMGVDMTDKNAIDDKQVTELYLPKGRKIHFKFRSQDVLHSAYMPHFRAQMNCVPGMVTEFGFTPKYTTEEMRNQSEVIEKSIGINKIRKAKGEEPYVFDYLLLCNKICGASHYNMQMKITVVEQDEYDKWLSEQPTLAEVIK; via the coding sequence ATGCTAGCTCTATTTTATATTTTTATAGGTGTTGCAATCGGTGTAAGTGTTTGGCAGATTACTAGAATCATGGATTTTAGGAGCTCTATTGCAGACGACAAAGATAATGCTGCTCAAGGTAAATACGCCATTGGTTTTATGGCCTTTTTATATGCAATGATGATTTATTGCTTAATCTTCATGAATGTAGTACTTCTACCAGAATCTGCTTCTATCGAAGGGGAACATGATGATAATTTATTTAATATTACATTTTGGTTAATTGGTATTGTACAATTTATTATGCAATTCTTAATATTTTACTTTACGTTTAAATACAGAGGTAAAAAAGGACAGAAAGCAAAGTTTTATGCAGATAGTCATAAATTAGAATTTATTTGGACAGTAACACCTGCGGTTGTTTTAGTTGTTTTGATAGGTTACGGATTGTGGCAATGGAATAACATAATGGATTTATCTGACTTGGAAGATCCTGTTGTTATAGAAGTTTATTCAAAACAATTTCAATGGGAGGCACGTTATGCAGGAGCTGATAATATGCTAGGTGTTGGAAACGTAAACTTTATTAAAGGTATCAACACAATGGGGGTTGATATGACAGATAAAAACGCAATTGATGACAAACAAGTAACTGAATTATATCTACCGAAAGGGAGAAAAATTCATTTTAAGTTCCGTTCGCAAGATGTTTTACACTCTGCTTATATGCCTCACTTTAGGGCACAAATGAATTGTGTACCAGGTATGGTTACAGAATTCGGATTTACACCTAAGTATACTACTGAAGAAATGAGGAATCAATCTGAAGTAATAGAGAAATCTATAGGTATCAATAAAATAAGAAAAGCAAAAGGAGAAGAACCTTATGTTTTTGATTATTTGTTGTTATGTAACAAAATTTGTGGAGCATCTCACTACAACATGCAAATGAAAATTACAGTTGTAGAGCAAGATGAGTATGACAAATGGTTATCAGAACAACCAACATTAGCTGAAGTTATTAAATAA
- a CDS encoding quinol:cytochrome C oxidoreductase, whose protein sequence is MYQFSGKLKTFSLALIILGVIGIAFSFYNGSQKTIEDAKHVIEASSNDGHGGSHGESQNDGHAIEAPKADHNTSGVHQNVENVDKTMSGHGAHDDNSHAEHVLHQLQNRPWSAFYVALFFSLGITLLVLAFYAIQRVAQVGWSVVILRVMEAITGNLLPVSILMIVVVIASVMHLNHLFPWMAEGTFDPTSENYDPIVDGKSWWINSTGFVIRSIVYLLIWNAYRFFIRKGSIKEDTANDGNKTYKRNYNASVIFLFLFMITETTMSWDWIMGLDPHWFSTLFGWYVLSTLLVSALTVIAFFTIYFRSKDLLPGINDSHIHDLAKFMFGFSVFWTYLWFSQFMLIWYADIPEETTYFVARFTEYKLPFLGMVVMNFVFPILLLLNSDFKSKPWFVFIGGIVILAGHYIDVFIMVMPSTVGANWFFGIPEISSLCFFIGLMIYTTLRSFSKANTIPKGNPFLKESEHFHYYNIEHSEEGSADHH, encoded by the coding sequence ATGTATCAATTCTCAGGTAAATTAAAAACATTCTCATTAGCACTAATTATTCTTGGTGTTATAGGAATTGCATTCAGTTTTTATAATGGTTCTCAAAAGACCATTGAAGACGCTAAACATGTAATTGAAGCCTCTAGTAACGACGGTCATGGAGGTTCTCATGGAGAATCACAAAATGATGGTCATGCCATAGAAGCTCCTAAAGCTGATCATAATACATCAGGAGTTCATCAAAACGTTGAAAATGTAGATAAAACGATGAGCGGACACGGTGCTCATGATGATAATTCTCATGCTGAACATGTCTTACATCAATTACAAAATAGACCTTGGTCTGCATTTTATGTAGCTTTGTTCTTTTCATTAGGAATCACATTATTAGTTTTAGCTTTCTATGCAATACAAAGAGTTGCGCAAGTGGGGTGGTCTGTTGTTATTTTAAGAGTAATGGAAGCTATAACAGGTAACTTATTACCCGTTTCTATTTTAATGATAGTTGTAGTTATTGCTTCGGTAATGCATCTAAATCATTTATTCCCTTGGATGGCGGAAGGTACTTTTGACCCAACAAGTGAAAATTACGATCCTATTGTAGATGGAAAATCTTGGTGGATTAATTCTACTGGATTTGTAATAAGAAGTATCGTATATCTTTTAATTTGGAATGCTTATCGTTTCTTTATCAGAAAAGGGTCTATAAAAGAAGACACAGCGAATGATGGAAATAAAACATATAAGAGAAATTATAACGCATCAGTTATTTTCTTATTCTTATTTATGATAACAGAGACAACGATGTCTTGGGATTGGATTATGGGGTTAGATCCTCACTGGTTTTCTACATTGTTTGGTTGGTATGTTCTTTCTACTTTGTTAGTAAGTGCTTTAACAGTAATTGCTTTTTTTACAATATACTTTCGTTCTAAAGATTTACTACCAGGTATTAATGATAGCCATATTCACGATTTAGCAAAATTTATGTTTGGTTTTTCAGTATTCTGGACATACTTATGGTTTTCACAGTTTATGTTAATATGGTATGCGGATATACCAGAAGAAACGACTTATTTCGTAGCAAGATTTACAGAGTATAAATTACCTTTTTTAGGAATGGTTGTAATGAACTTTGTATTTCCAATATTGTTATTATTAAATAGTGACTTTAAAAGTAAACCTTGGTTTGTTTTTATTGGTGGTATTGTTATTTTAGCTGGTCATTATATAGATGTATTTATCATGGTGATGCCTTCAACAGTAGGAGCAAATTGGTTCTTTGGAATTCCAGAAATAAGTTCTTTATGTTTCTTTATTGGCTTAATGATTTATACAACTTTAAGATCATTTTCTAAAGCAAATACAATTCCAAAAGGAAATCCTTTCTTAAAAGAAAGTGAACATTTCCATTATTATAATATTGAACATTCAGAAGAAGGTTCAGCAGATCATCATTAA
- a CDS encoding cytochrome c yields the protein MKNFKLIIALVIFASIVSCNDNKTRKAQYMPDMYESIPYNADSAEGLGGEPVNSKPVAGTIPRGGAPAYDIPDTIEGYDNAKTVLKSPLDKDEKNLDNGKKMYSIYCASCHGKKGDGQGYLATSEKFAGIPNYKDRDITEGSIYHVIIHGKNLMGSHSSQLTYKERWQIVQYVEVLRADLLK from the coding sequence ATGAAGAATTTTAAATTAATTATCGCTCTAGTAATCTTTGCAAGTATTGTTTCTTGTAATGATAATAAAACAAGAAAAGCACAATACATGCCAGACATGTATGAATCTATTCCTTATAATGCTGATAGTGCAGAAGGGTTAGGAGGAGAACCTGTAAATAGCAAACCAGTTGCTGGTACTATTCCAAGAGGTGGAGCTCCTGCTTATGATATTCCTGATACGATCGAAGGTTATGATAACGCGAAAACAGTGTTGAAATCACCTTTAGATAAAGATGAGAAGAACCTAGACAATGGTAAGAAAATGTACTCTATTTATTGTGCCTCTTGTCATGGTAAAAAGGGAGATGGACAAGGATACTTAGCAACTTCAGAAAAGTTTGCTGGAATTCCTAATTACAAAGACAGAGACATTACTGAGGGAAGTATTTATCATGTAATAATTCATGGTAAAAACTTAATGGGTTCCCACTCATCTCAATTAACGTACAAAGAACGCTGGCAAATAGTGCAATACGTAGAAGTTTTACGAGCAGATTTGTTAAAATAA
- a CDS encoding DUF3341 domain-containing protein: protein MEASKVIHAFYTDDEVLLDAVKAVKAEHHHIEEVFCPFPVHGLDKAMGLAPTRLAITAFFYGITGLAFAIWMTNYIMIEDWPQDIGGKPSFSWLENMPAFVPIMFELTVFFAAHLMVITFYMRSRIWPFKDAENPDPRTTDDHFLMEIPVHNNEEALTSLLAKTGAVEINIVDKH from the coding sequence ATGGAAGCATCAAAAGTTATTCATGCGTTTTATACAGATGACGAAGTATTGTTAGATGCAGTAAAAGCTGTAAAAGCAGAACATCATCATATCGAAGAAGTATTTTGTCCATTTCCAGTACATGGTTTAGACAAAGCAATGGGATTAGCTCCTACAAGATTAGCTATTACAGCTTTTTTTTATGGGATTACAGGTTTAGCCTTTGCTATTTGGATGACAAATTACATTATGATTGAAGACTGGCCGCAAGACATTGGTGGTAAACCAAGTTTTTCATGGTTAGAAAACATGCCAGCATTCGTGCCAATCATGTTTGAACTAACAGTCTTTTTTGCAGCACATTTAATGGTTATTACGTTTTACATGAGAAGTAGAATTTGGCCATTTAAAGATGCAGAAAATCCTGATCCAAGAACTACGGATGATCATTTTTTAATGGAAATTCCAGTTCATAATAATGAAGAAGCATTAACTTCTTTGTTAGCTAAAACAGGAGCTGTAGAAATTAATATAGTAGATAAGCACTAA